A window of the Polaribacter batillariae genome harbors these coding sequences:
- a CDS encoding IS30 family transposase has translation MNYKQLTFEQRYSIELMLKAKISKKEIIKSLCINESTFYRELKRNSKPRTYSAKHAQKLADERKKEGHYKTIFSTEMKKIIKEKMIKFQWSPEQIVGWCKLKAIQMVSHERIYQYVWQDKRQGGLLYKELRTGQKKYKKRYGSKSNRGQIPDKVSIEKRPKIVELKERVGDLESDLIIGKDHKGALLTIVDRYSSFLWIENVTGKKADMITKMTINTLAPHKKWVRTITNDNGKEFAGHKKIAEKLNCDVYFAHPYSSWERGLNEYTNKLIRQYFPKNEHLDNVKQKDIFETVNKLNNRPRKKLGYRTPKEVFYQFINQNQKLALGT, from the coding sequence ATGAACTACAAACAATTAACTTTCGAACAAAGGTACTCAATAGAATTAATGCTTAAGGCAAAAATTAGTAAAAAAGAGATTATTAAATCACTTTGTATTAATGAAAGTACTTTTTATAGAGAATTGAAAAGGAACTCAAAACCTAGGACTTATAGTGCTAAACACGCACAAAAATTAGCTGATGAGCGTAAAAAAGAAGGCCATTATAAGACTATTTTTTCAACGGAAATGAAAAAAATAATCAAAGAAAAAATGATTAAATTTCAATGGTCTCCAGAACAGATAGTTGGTTGGTGTAAACTTAAAGCAATACAGATGGTCTCTCACGAGCGAATTTACCAATATGTTTGGCAAGATAAAAGACAAGGAGGATTGCTTTATAAAGAACTACGAACAGGTCAAAAAAAATATAAAAAAAGGTATGGAAGTAAATCCAATAGAGGACAAATACCCGATAAAGTGTCTATAGAAAAACGTCCAAAAATTGTAGAACTCAAAGAAAGAGTAGGTGATTTAGAATCTGATTTAATTATAGGAAAAGACCATAAAGGAGCTTTATTAACCATTGTAGATCGCTATTCTAGTTTTTTATGGATTGAAAATGTGACAGGAAAAAAAGCAGATATGATTACAAAAATGACTATAAACACTTTAGCACCACATAAAAAATGGGTTCGAACAATTACCAATGATAATGGAAAAGAGTTTGCAGGACATAAAAAAATAGCAGAAAAATTAAATTGTGATGTCTATTTTGCTCACCCTTATAGCTCTTGGGAACGTGGACTTAACGAGTATACGAACAAACTTATCAGACAATATTTCCCAAAAAATGAACACTTGGATAATGTCAAACAAAAGGATATTTTTGAAACGGTAAACAAACTCAATAATAGACCAAGAAAAAAGTTAGGATACAGAACCCCTAAAGAGGTTTTTTATCAATTTATTAACCAAAATCAAAAACTTGCACTTGGTACTTGA
- a CDS encoding DUF5053 domain-containing protein has translation MQQKLWDIIVDVKWASISTKYFGKSRSWLSQKMNGKDGNGSDVEFSEIEKETLRNGLYDLADRIRKCADTI, from the coding sequence ATGCAACAGAAACTATGGGATATTATAGTTGATGTAAAATGGGCGAGTATATCCACAAAGTATTTTGGCAAATCGAGAAGTTGGTTGAGCCAAAAAATGAATGGCAAAGATGGAAATGGCTCTGATGTGGAATTTTCAGAAATCGAAAAAGAAACATTAAGAAATGGACTTTATGATTTAGCAGATAGAATTAGAAAGTGTGCTGACACAATATAG
- a CDS encoding sulfatase family protein, with protein MFLTLFLSTGCSKNTQQDKSTKPNVIIIYLDDSGYGDYAHNGNPTIKTPNISSLKQSGINFTQFYVTSPACSASRYSLLTGRYPGRSGLGSWVIGPDSKKHIHEKEITMADGLKSIGYKTGMFGKWHLGTPNNRNNFTPKALPLAHGFDEWVGTNVSHDYDTAMFLKSSHKGNSLIPGYEILAENLPSNEKASKALTGACTKAAINFIKKNKNNPFFAYIAYNMPHLGLFVSDSYKGKSLNGKLGDVMEELDASIGDILLALEDTGVRENTIVIFSSDNGPWIKFSNQSDTKYGDTRLQVGYATPFRDGKGSTWEGGHRVPGIISWPAQIKGNRNEQMPVSTLDILPTIFHITGVALPKDRTIDGRNICYKLMPNKYENQSETFTFFYNYADNLPSAIRKGPWKLHTRIASQTNNNYGFEASKEKPLLFQIEKDLGERIDVAKQQPEKTSELLYELETFEKQLKEEGSFWDHK; from the coding sequence GTGTTTCTTACACTGTTTTTATCAACTGGCTGTAGTAAAAATACACAACAAGATAAAAGTACAAAACCCAATGTAATTATTATTTACCTAGATGATAGTGGTTATGGCGATTATGCACACAATGGCAACCCTACCATAAAAACACCAAATATTAGCTCATTAAAACAAAGTGGTATTAATTTTACACAGTTTTATGTAACCTCTCCTGCGTGCTCTGCATCTCGCTATTCTTTATTAACTGGCCGTTATCCTGGGCGTTCTGGACTGGGCTCTTGGGTAATTGGTCCTGATTCGAAAAAACATATCCATGAAAAAGAAATAACAATGGCTGATGGATTAAAATCTATTGGCTACAAAACAGGTATGTTTGGTAAATGGCATCTTGGAACCCCTAATAATAGAAACAATTTTACGCCCAAAGCATTGCCATTAGCCCATGGATTTGATGAATGGGTTGGCACTAATGTATCTCACGATTACGATACTGCTATGTTTTTAAAAAGCAGTCATAAAGGAAATAGCTTGATACCTGGATACGAAATACTCGCCGAAAATTTACCTTCAAATGAAAAAGCCTCAAAAGCACTAACAGGTGCATGCACAAAAGCGGCAATTAATTTTATCAAAAAAAATAAAAACAATCCCTTTTTTGCATATATCGCTTATAACATGCCACATTTAGGTCTTTTTGTAAGTGATTCGTATAAAGGAAAATCGCTCAATGGAAAATTGGGTGATGTTATGGAAGAGTTAGATGCTTCTATTGGTGATATCTTACTAGCATTGGAAGATACTGGTGTTAGAGAAAATACGATTGTAATTTTTTCTTCGGATAACGGTCCATGGATTAAATTTAGCAATCAATCTGATACAAAATATGGAGATACCCGACTGCAAGTAGGGTATGCTACCCCTTTTCGTGATGGAAAAGGATCTACTTGGGAAGGTGGACATCGTGTGCCAGGAATTATTAGCTGGCCTGCGCAAATAAAGGGCAATAGAAATGAACAAATGCCTGTAAGTACTTTAGACATTTTACCTACCATTTTTCATATAACTGGTGTAGCCTTACCCAAAGACAGAACTATTGATGGACGCAATATTTGCTACAAATTAATGCCCAATAAATACGAAAACCAATCCGAAACATTTACCTTTTTTTATAATTATGCAGATAATTTACCATCTGCAATAAGAAAAGGACCTTGGAAACTCCATACTCGAATAGCCTCGCAAACGAACAACAATTACGGTTTTGAGGCATCAAAAGAAAAGCCTCTCTTATTTCAAATAGAAAAAGATTTGGGAGAGCGTATTGATGTTGCCAAACAACAACCAGAAAAAACATCTGAACTACTTTACGAATTAGAAACATTTGAAAAACAACTTAAAGAAGAAGGTTCTTTTTGGGATCATAAATAG
- a CDS encoding HmuY family protein, producing MRNLKSILAIAFVAILVSSCSKNEELSLEPVVSKKATNIHAPATSDRSVNPPVESGEFTKFSFKTGKVVTDNSWDIAFRATKIIVNGGTKIGLADEPERTENAALALETGTFASILEAPAEANFKQDTSETYALPTGSNNGWYSYSGPPLHEINPIAGKVIIIKTNDGHYAKMEILSYYKDNDSSNPKNARYYTFNYVYNPNKGDKSLE from the coding sequence ATGAGAAATTTAAAATCAATTTTAGCAATAGCTTTTGTAGCTATTTTAGTAAGTTCTTGTAGTAAAAACGAGGAACTAAGTTTAGAGCCCGTAGTTTCTAAAAAAGCAACAAACATTCATGCTCCTGCAACTTCAGATAGAAGTGTAAATCCGCCTGTAGAGTCTGGAGAATTTACAAAATTTAGTTTTAAAACAGGAAAAGTAGTTACAGATAATAGTTGGGACATTGCCTTTAGAGCAACTAAAATTATAGTAAATGGTGGCACAAAAATAGGTTTAGCAGATGAACCTGAAAGAACAGAAAACGCAGCTTTAGCTTTAGAAACAGGCACTTTTGCTAGTATTTTAGAGGCTCCAGCAGAAGCAAACTTTAAACAAGATACTTCTGAAACGTATGCTTTACCAACAGGGAGTAATAATGGTTGGTATTCTTATTCAGGACCTCCATTACATGAAATTAACCCTATTGCAGGAAAAGTAATAATTATAAAAACAAATGATGGGCATTATGCAAAAATGGAAATTTTAAGCTATTATAAAGACAATGATTCTTCGAACCCTAAAAATGCCAGATATTATACCTTTAACTATGTATATAACCCTAATAAAGGAGATAAAAGTTTAGAATAA
- a CDS encoding TonB-dependent receptor plug domain-containing protein, with the protein MFLNRVLFFFFLSATIFSFSQEKVGEKDTVKVNALDEVIVTATRTVRQLSSLPMPVTLISKKQIQKSGATRLKDILQEQTGINFVTTHGGFTGIQMQGLAAEYTMIMIDGAPLVGRKSGNLDLNRISINNIKQIEIVKGPSSSLYGSEALGGVINIITEKPKKETLKGNISYFLSAGSQDELDINTNFLYRKKRLGLVAGINLNSSRGFDLSPKTPYKTTEAYQNYTGNLKLTYDFSDKLKFLISQRYFYESQTKNTLQSDWNAYIELHQKINRVWSINYSFYATKFKTESKFNEELSKYNQTLFRPEIRVSAKFKNNYLISGVGFNLDALERTFFEGKKTFNAKYVFAQYDFRPFQKINTIIGARLDHHNQYKSAFSPKISSTYKINDWLQLKGSVGYGFKAPDFRQLFFNFNNTAGGYVVLGVKTLHELYGTESNVQATPKDLNPENSIGYNFGFEIKPISNLKISINGFRNNIKDLINAVALKGSLPNLNTGTTVFYYENRNQVFTQGIELDLNYKISNNFRFIGGYQFLVAKDKEEIHKIKSGKIFFRKTPSSPSEVLKPADYFGLSNRSKHTVNAKLFYQNLEHNFSANLRAIFRGKYALFDTNNSQGIIDVYDDFVAGNTQVNIAMEKTFFNLLNVQFGIDNLFDEKGLSNSEKFKNNDAVLLLGRNFYTRIRFNL; encoded by the coding sequence ATGTTTCTAAATAGAGTTTTGTTTTTCTTTTTTTTATCGGCAACTATTTTTAGTTTCTCCCAAGAAAAAGTAGGGGAAAAAGATACTGTAAAAGTGAATGCTTTAGACGAAGTAATTGTTACAGCAACAAGAACTGTTAGGCAATTGTCTTCTTTGCCAATGCCAGTAACTTTAATATCAAAAAAGCAAATTCAAAAATCGGGTGCAACCAGGTTAAAAGATATTCTACAGGAACAAACAGGAATTAATTTTGTAACTACCCATGGTGGTTTTACAGGAATACAAATGCAAGGTTTGGCTGCAGAATATACAATGATAATGATTGATGGAGCTCCTTTAGTGGGTAGAAAATCGGGCAATTTAGATCTAAATAGAATTAGTATAAATAATATTAAACAAATCGAAATTGTAAAAGGGCCTTCTTCTTCTTTATATGGTTCAGAAGCTTTAGGAGGTGTTATAAATATCATTACAGAAAAGCCTAAAAAGGAGACTTTAAAAGGTAATATTAGCTATTTTTTAAGTGCAGGTTCGCAAGACGAACTAGATATAAATACCAACTTTTTATACAGAAAAAAACGGCTTGGTCTTGTTGCAGGAATAAACTTAAATTCAAGCAGAGGTTTCGATTTAAGTCCAAAAACGCCTTACAAAACAACAGAAGCATATCAAAATTATACAGGAAATTTAAAACTAACCTACGATTTTTCTGATAAATTAAAATTTTTAATATCGCAAAGATATTTTTATGAATCACAAACTAAAAACACCTTACAAAGCGATTGGAATGCTTATATAGAATTGCATCAAAAAATAAACAGAGTTTGGAGTATCAATTATTCTTTCTACGCGACCAAATTTAAGACCGAAAGCAAATTTAATGAAGAACTGTCTAAATACAATCAAACTTTATTTCGTCCAGAAATTAGAGTTTCTGCAAAATTTAAAAACAATTATTTAATAAGCGGAGTTGGGTTTAATTTAGATGCTTTAGAGAGAACTTTTTTTGAAGGAAAGAAAACTTTTAATGCCAAATATGTTTTTGCACAATACGATTTTCGTCCATTTCAAAAAATAAATACGATTATTGGTGCTCGTTTAGACCATCACAATCAATACAAATCGGCCTTTAGTCCAAAAATTTCTTCAACCTATAAAATTAACGATTGGTTACAATTAAAGGGCTCTGTGGGATATGGATTTAAAGCACCAGATTTTAGACAACTTTTCTTCAATTTTAACAATACTGCTGGTGGCTACGTAGTTTTAGGAGTTAAAACCTTGCACGAATTGTATGGTACCGAATCTAATGTACAAGCAACTCCCAAAGATTTAAACCCAGAAAATTCGATTGGATACAATTTTGGTTTCGAAATAAAACCCATTTCTAACTTAAAAATCTCTATAAATGGCTTTAGAAATAATATTAAAGATTTAATTAATGCGGTAGCTTTAAAAGGAAGTTTGCCAAATTTAAATACAGGAACTACAGTTTTTTATTACGAAAACAGAAACCAAGTTTTTACACAGGGAATCGAGTTGGATTTGAATTATAAAATTTCAAACAATTTTAGATTTATTGGTGGTTATCAATTTTTAGTAGCAAAAGATAAAGAGGAGATTCATAAAATTAAATCAGGTAAAATTTTCTTTCGAAAAACGCCATCATCACCTTCAGAGGTATTAAAACCTGCAGATTATTTTGGGTTATCGAACCGATCTAAACACACCGTAAATGCAAAATTATTTTATCAAAATTTAGAACATAATTTTTCTGCAAACCTACGAGCTATTTTTAGAGGTAAATACGCGCTTTTCGACACCAATAATAGTCAAGGTATTATAGATGTTTATGATGATTTTGTTGCAGGAAACACACAAGTAAATATAGCTATGGAAAAAACTTTTTTCAATTTATTGAATGTACAATTTGGAATAGATAATTTATTTGATGAAAAAGGTTTATCTAACAGCGAAAAATTTAAAAATAACGATGCGGTTTTATTATTAGGAAGAAATTTTTACACACGAATACGGTTCAATTTATAG
- a CDS encoding DUF6607 family protein, with translation MKKLFLGSLFLLAIFVNAQSKKTKDRNAIKEMCGCFEVTFNFAETFNYTKDSTYIPSKTKVSKALEWAGLIEDKNNKISIQHILQVGNPTKPKIVKHWRQDWLYQNREFYMYNGDNHWVFDKKGKKDVKKQWTQKVYQVDDSPRYEGSATWVHVDGKSYWENQTPAPLPRREYTKRSDYNITLRGNRHEITNDGWVHDQDNSKILRKNGNDIIIAKEKGYNTYKKVPDSRCKPAKEWWLANANKWQFVRNKWSEIYGRNTDLSLKTKVDNKPLYKHLFSNEVVKENEINAIVESFIKN, from the coding sequence ATGAAAAAATTATTCTTAGGAAGTTTATTTCTTCTTGCAATTTTTGTAAATGCTCAAAGCAAAAAAACAAAAGATCGCAATGCGATTAAAGAAATGTGTGGTTGTTTTGAAGTTACTTTTAATTTTGCAGAAACTTTTAATTATACGAAAGATTCTACGTATATACCTTCAAAAACAAAAGTTAGTAAAGCACTAGAATGGGCTGGTTTAATTGAAGATAAAAACAACAAAATTTCAATTCAACATATATTACAGGTTGGCAACCCTACAAAACCAAAAATTGTAAAACATTGGCGACAAGATTGGTTGTACCAAAATAGAGAGTTTTATATGTACAATGGAGATAATCATTGGGTTTTTGATAAAAAAGGCAAGAAAGATGTAAAAAAACAATGGACCCAAAAAGTATATCAAGTAGATGATAGCCCACGTTACGAAGGCTCTGCAACCTGGGTTCATGTAGATGGAAAAAGTTATTGGGAAAACCAAACACCTGCTCCATTACCAAGAAGAGAGTACACCAAAAGAAGCGATTACAATATTACTTTAAGAGGAAACAGACACGAAATTACCAATGATGGTTGGGTGCATGACCAAGACAATAGCAAAATACTTCGCAAAAATGGAAATGATATTATAATTGCAAAAGAAAAAGGCTATAACACATATAAAAAAGTACCCGATAGTAGATGCAAACCTGCAAAAGAATGGTGGCTTGCAAATGCGAATAAATGGCAGTTCGTTAGAAATAAATGGAGCGAAATTTATGGCAGAAATACCGATTTAAGTTTAAAAACAAAAGTCGATAATAAGCCTTTGTACAAGCATTTGTTTTCTAATGAGGTTGTAAAAGAAAATGAAATAAATGCTATTGTAGAATCATTTATAAAAAATTAA
- a CDS encoding DUF2271 domain-containing protein, whose translation MKNYAGEGAYVVVSLLNPKGEYEKTLYVQGDDDDWYFDITEWWNFQGKKRTNIDAITGATISGGQRTVSIIKIDNSKLNKGYKIRFETAVEDKEYYKDDVEFEFTSENVRSKIAGKGFIRFVRMLPQ comes from the coding sequence ATGAAAAATTATGCAGGCGAAGGCGCTTATGTAGTTGTTTCTTTGCTAAACCCAAAAGGCGAATATGAAAAAACGTTGTATGTACAAGGAGATGATGACGATTGGTATTTTGATATTACAGAATGGTGGAATTTTCAAGGTAAAAAACGAACCAATATAGATGCCATTACGGGTGCAACAATTAGTGGAGGACAAAGAACAGTTAGTATCATTAAAATCGATAATTCTAAATTAAACAAAGGTTACAAAATTCGTTTCGAAACTGCAGTAGAAGACAAAGAATATTACAAAGACGATGTTGAGTTTGAATTCACGTCAGAAAATGTAAGGTCTAAAATCGCAGGAAAAGGATTTATCCGTTTTGTAAGAATGCTACCACAATAA